A stretch of the Myxococcales bacterium genome encodes the following:
- the rsfS gene encoding ribosome silencing factor, giving the protein MVSTASDAARELSIQVAIAALEKKAVGLEILDVAGRVDYADFLVLMSGRSDRHVIALAQSIEEALKKHGQRPLAVEGLPHATWVLIDYGDVVVHVFQEDRRHLYNLEGLWMDARRIPLPAEEGAPPS; this is encoded by the coding sequence ATCGTGAGCACCGCGAGCGACGCGGCGCGCGAGCTGTCGATTCAGGTGGCCATCGCGGCGCTCGAAAAGAAGGCTGTTGGCCTGGAGATCCTCGATGTGGCGGGTCGCGTCGACTACGCCGACTTCCTGGTGCTCATGTCGGGCCGGAGCGATCGCCACGTCATCGCGCTGGCGCAATCGATCGAAGAAGCGCTGAAGAAGCACGGCCAGCGTCCGCTCGCCGTCGAGGGCCTCCCGCACGCGACGTGGGTCCTCATCGACTACGGCGACGTGGTCGTCCACGTCTTCCAGGAGGATCGCCGGCACCTCTACAACCTCGAGGGCCTGTGGATGGACGCGCGACGCATTCCGCTTCCTGCGGAAGAGGGCGCGCCACCGAGCTGA
- a CDS encoding deoxyribodipyrimidine photo-lyase gives MPILRDADPRLRLLASRPAPARPAYVLYFCQAYRRPTDNLALAYAIEMANERRLPCLVYESIRPDYPYASDRFHTFVLEGARETARVLQERGIAYAFFLPRSREEARGMVARLSQRAALVVSDDSPTFLDAHNNSAAAKSHAPYVTVDDNSVVPLALFPKQEYAARTIRPKVHRLLPTYLKPHADPEARVSPLRELDLPFAPIDFSTADIASLVLACPIDHDVPPVAEFPGGAAKAEGRLTAFLANRLDGYATDRNEPSRDATSHLSPYLHFGMISARKVALAARAAADRRDVPAESIDAFLEQLLVRRTLAFNFARENPRHQSFDELPNWARDTLQKHAVDARPSLVDAAALERAESPDEVWNAAQLELRTRGIIHNYVRMLWGKLVLTWTETPREAHRLLVHLNDKWALDGRDPDGYTNIGWCFGLHDRPWPERPIFGTVRTMTSRSARAKLDLDEYLRCAHAKDWRKTGLFER, from the coding sequence ATGCCTATCCTCCGCGACGCCGATCCACGCCTTCGCTTGCTGGCGTCACGGCCAGCCCCCGCGCGTCCCGCCTACGTTCTCTACTTTTGCCAGGCCTATCGCCGCCCCACGGACAACCTCGCGCTCGCCTACGCCATCGAGATGGCGAACGAGCGGCGCCTCCCCTGCCTCGTCTACGAGTCCATCCGGCCCGACTACCCCTACGCGAGCGACCGCTTCCACACCTTCGTCCTCGAGGGCGCGCGCGAGACAGCTCGGGTGCTCCAGGAGCGCGGAATCGCCTACGCGTTCTTCCTGCCTCGCTCCCGCGAAGAGGCGCGCGGCATGGTCGCCCGCCTCTCGCAGCGCGCAGCGCTCGTCGTGTCTGACGACAGCCCGACCTTCCTGGATGCGCACAACAACAGCGCCGCGGCAAAGAGCCATGCGCCCTACGTCACCGTCGACGACAACTCCGTAGTGCCGCTCGCACTCTTCCCGAAGCAGGAGTACGCCGCGCGAACCATCCGTCCAAAGGTGCATCGGCTCCTGCCGACCTACCTAAAGCCGCATGCCGACCCAGAGGCGCGCGTGAGTCCCCTGCGCGAGCTCGACCTGCCCTTCGCGCCCATCGACTTCTCCACGGCCGACATCGCCTCGCTCGTTTTGGCGTGCCCCATCGACCACGACGTCCCGCCGGTGGCGGAATTTCCTGGTGGCGCCGCCAAGGCCGAGGGGCGCCTCACGGCGTTCCTGGCGAATCGCCTCGACGGTTATGCGACAGACCGCAACGAACCGTCGCGCGACGCCACGAGCCATCTCTCGCCCTACCTGCACTTCGGCATGATCTCCGCGCGCAAGGTGGCGCTCGCGGCGCGCGCCGCAGCGGACCGGCGTGACGTCCCCGCCGAATCCATCGACGCCTTCTTGGAGCAGCTCTTGGTGCGCCGCACGCTGGCGTTCAACTTCGCGCGTGAGAACCCGAGGCACCAGAGCTTCGACGAGCTCCCCAATTGGGCGCGCGACACCCTGCAGAAGCACGCCGTCGACGCGCGCCCATCGCTCGTTGACGCCGCCGCGCTCGAACGCGCCGAGTCACCCGACGAGGTCTGGAACGCGGCGCAGCTCGAGCTTCGCACCCGCGGCATCATCCACAACTACGTTCGCATGTTATGGGGCAAGCTCGTCCTTACGTGGACCGAGACCCCCCGGGAAGCGCATCGCCTGCTCGTTCATCTGAATGACAAGTGGGCGCTCGATGGGCGCGACCCCGACGGCTACACCAACATCGGGTGGTGCTTCGGCCTTCACGACCGGCCGTGGCCCGAGCGGCCCATCTTCGGCACGGTGCGGACGATGACCAGCCGCTCGGCGCGCGCGAAGCTCGATCTCGACGAATACCTCCGGTGCGCCCACGCGAAGGATTGGCGAAAGACCGGCCTCTTCGAGCGCTGA
- a CDS encoding MAPEG family protein, whose translation MTVAHYVLASAALTLAQLVAASMLRAKAWTPSGLKLAFGNRETMPPVGALAGRADRAAKNMLENMVLLLAVVVAAAQSASSPSRLALGSAIFFWARLAYVPLYLAGVQYARTLAWAVALAGIGWAACGAL comes from the coding sequence ATGACCGTCGCCCACTACGTCTTGGCCTCCGCCGCGCTCACGCTCGCGCAACTGGTCGCTGCCAGCATGTTGCGAGCCAAGGCGTGGACGCCCTCCGGCCTCAAGCTCGCCTTCGGAAATCGCGAGACCATGCCCCCGGTCGGTGCGCTCGCGGGACGCGCCGACCGGGCGGCCAAGAACATGCTCGAGAACATGGTGCTGCTTCTCGCCGTCGTGGTGGCCGCAGCGCAGAGCGCCAGCTCGCCCTCGCGACTCGCGCTAGGTTCCGCGATCTTCTTTTGGGCCCGCCTTGCCTATGTGCCGCTCTATTTGGCTGGCGTGCAATACGCGCGCACGCTCGCCTGGGCGGTGGCCCTAGCCGGGATCGGCTGGGCAGCTTGCGGCGCGCTCTAA
- the tatC gene encoding twin-arginine translocase subunit TatC: protein MSEPEKQLPETAGVEPEADLKMTIWEHLGELRARVVRAGLVLGVTTVACWNYRERLLGLLVGPYEKAWHARQLPGVPELQTLSPADVFVGYMQLSITAGIILSMPVIFYQLWSFISPGLYSREKRFIIPFVFFSTTLFTSGVLVAYFIAFPITFNYFFSLLGPVTQTGTVLTQRPTLEFYLDFYTRMILAFGFIFELPLFISFLAFAGIVTPRQLVKFSRWAVILSFVVGAIASPGPEIMSQMLVSGILIGLYFISIGVAFVVARKPKTDASSTD from the coding sequence ATGAGCGAGCCGGAGAAGCAGCTTCCCGAGACGGCCGGCGTGGAGCCTGAGGCCGATCTCAAGATGACGATCTGGGAGCACCTCGGCGAACTGCGCGCTCGCGTCGTGCGGGCGGGTCTCGTGCTCGGCGTCACCACGGTCGCGTGCTGGAATTACCGCGAGCGCCTCTTGGGACTGCTCGTGGGTCCCTACGAGAAGGCCTGGCACGCGCGCCAACTTCCCGGGGTGCCGGAGCTTCAGACGCTGTCGCCGGCTGACGTCTTCGTCGGGTACATGCAGCTGTCGATCACGGCGGGCATCATTCTGTCGATGCCGGTCATCTTCTACCAACTCTGGTCGTTCATTAGCCCGGGCCTCTACTCGCGCGAGAAGCGCTTCATCATCCCGTTCGTCTTCTTCTCCACGACGCTCTTCACGTCGGGCGTCCTGGTGGCCTACTTCATCGCGTTCCCGATCACGTTCAACTACTTCTTCTCGCTTCTCGGGCCCGTCACGCAAACGGGAACCGTCCTCACGCAAAGGCCCACGCTCGAGTTTTACCTCGATTTCTATACGCGCATGATTCTGGCGTTCGGCTTCATCTTCGAGCTGCCGCTGTTCATCTCTTTCCTTGCGTTCGCCGGAATCGTGACGCCAAGGCAGCTCGTCAAGTTCAGTCGGTGGGCCGTCATTCTGTCGTTCGTGGTCGGCGCGATCGCGAGTCCGGGGCCCGAGATCATGAGCCAAATGCTCGTGAGCGGCATCCTGATCGGCCTCTACTTCATCTCCATCGGCGTCGCGTTCGTCGTGGCGCGGAAGCCCAAGACCGACGCTTCTTCAACCGATTGA
- the tatB gene encoding twin-arginine translocase subunit TatB has product MFGMGFGELVLVIIVAIVMIGPKDLPRVLRTAGQWAGKLRRMALDLRVQSGIDDVLHSEGLADDLQEIRKLARGELDGIRSAATIRDDAPVASSAPATLTADDPYQDISALSIRHREYPREGADSYQAMPDTAVVYADLLPKSPLALDALYMTGDENGVVAAPEPAPTPEDATSTSTSTPTSTPTSTPTSTSTSTSTSTSTSTSTSTPTSTSTSTPTPTSTSTSTSTSTSTSTPTPTSTPTSTPTPTSTSAGTGAVKDIEP; this is encoded by the coding sequence ATGTTCGGAATGGGCTTCGGCGAGCTGGTGCTCGTGATCATCGTGGCCATCGTGATGATCGGCCCGAAGGACCTACCGAGGGTGCTCCGAACGGCTGGCCAGTGGGCCGGAAAGCTGCGGCGCATGGCGCTCGACCTCCGCGTGCAGAGCGGCATCGACGACGTGCTGCACAGCGAGGGCCTCGCCGACGACCTCCAGGAAATTCGCAAGCTCGCCCGCGGCGAGCTCGACGGAATTCGCTCCGCCGCGACGATAAGGGACGATGCCCCGGTGGCGTCCTCCGCGCCCGCCACGTTGACGGCGGATGATCCGTACCAGGATATTTCGGCCCTGAGCATCCGGCACCGCGAATACCCGCGCGAGGGCGCCGACTCGTACCAAGCCATGCCCGACACGGCCGTCGTCTACGCAGACCTCTTGCCGAAGTCGCCCTTGGCGCTCGACGCGCTCTACATGACGGGGGACGAGAACGGCGTCGTCGCGGCACCGGAACCGGCGCCGACTCCCGAGGACGCGACCTCGACCTCGACCTCGACCCCGACCTCGACCCCGACCTCGACCCCGACCTCGACCTCGACCTCGACCTCGACCTCGACCTCGACCTCGACCTCGACCTCGACCCCGACCTCGACCTCGACCTCGACCCCGACCCCGACCTCGACCTCGACCTCGACCTCGACCTCGACCTCGACCTCGACCCCGACCCCGACCTCGACCCCGACCTCGACCCCGACCCCGACCTCGACCTCCGCCGGCACCGGCGCCGTGAAGGACATCGAGCCATGA